A window from Theropithecus gelada isolate Dixy chromosome 1, Tgel_1.0, whole genome shotgun sequence encodes these proteins:
- the PARS2 gene encoding probable proline--tRNA ligase, mitochondrial: protein MEGLLTRCRALPALATCSRQLSGYVPRRFHHCAPRGGRRLLLSRVFQPQNLREDQVLSLQDKFGDPTCKSQRLMLQVGLIYPASPGCYHLLPYTVRAMEKLVRVIDQEMQAIGGQKVNMPTLSPAELWQATNRWDLMGKELLRLRDRHGKEYCLGPTHEEAITALIAAQKKLSYKQLPFLLYQVTRKFRDEPRPRFGLLRGREFYMKDMYTFDSSPEAAQQTYNLVCDAYCSLFNRLGLRFVKVQADVGSIGGTMSHEFQLPVDVGEDRLAICPHCSFSANLETLDLSQMNCPACQGPLTETKGIEVGHTFYLGTKYSSIFNAQFTNVYGKPSLAEMGCYGLGVTRILAAAIEVLSTEDCVRWPSLLAPYQACLIPPKKGSKEEAASELIGQLCDHITEAVPQLHGEVLLDDRTHLTIGNRLKDANKFGYPFVIIAGKRALEDPAHFEVWCQNTGEVVFLTKDGVMDLLTQVQTI from the coding sequence ATGGAAGGGCTGCTGACAAGATGCAGAGCATTGCCCGCCCTGGCCACCTGCAGCCGCCAGCTCTCTGGGTATGTTCCTCGCAGGTTTCACCACTGTGCCCCAAGAGGAGGGCGGCGCCTGCTGCTGTCTCGTGTGTTCCAGCCACAGAACCTTCGGGAAGACCAGGTGCTCTCCCTGCAGGACAAATTTGGTGACCCGACCTGTAAGAGCCAGCGGTTGATGCTGCAGGTGGGCCTGATCTACCCAGCAAGCCCCGGCTGTTATCACCTCCTGCCGTACACCGTCCGTGCCATGGAGAAGCTCGTGCGAGTGATAGACCAGGAGATGCAGGCCATCGGGGGCCAGAAAGTCAACATGCCCACCCTCAGCCCGGCAGAGCTCTGGCAAGCCACCAACCGGTGGGACTTGATGGGCAAGGAGCTGCTAAGACTTAGAGACAGGCATGGCAAGGAATACTGCTTAGGACCAACTCACGAGGAAGCCATTACAGCCTTAATTGCCGCGCAGAAGAAACTGTCCTACAAGCAGCTTCCCTTCCTGCTGTACCAAGTGACAAGGAAGTTTCGGGATGAGCCCAGGCCCCGCTTTGGTCTTCTCCGTGGCCGAGAGTTTTACATGAAGGATATGTACACCTTTGACTCCTCCCCAGAGGCTGCCCAGCAGACCTACAACCTGGTGTGTGATGCCTATTGCAGCCTGTTCAACAGGCTAGGGCTGCGATTTGTCAAGGTCCAGGCTGATGTCGGCAGCATCGGAGGCACGATGTCTCATGAGTTCCAGCTCCCTGTGGATGTTGGAGAGGACCGGCTTGCCATCTGTCCCCACTGCAGCTTCTCAGCCAACTTGGAGACACTAGACTTGTCACAGATGAACTGCCCTGCTTGCCAGGGCCCACTGACCGAAACCAAAGGCATTGAGGTGGGGCACACATTTTACCTGGGTACCAAGTACTCATCCATTTTCAATGCCCAGTTTACCAACGTCTATGGCAAACCATCCCTGGCTGAAATGGGGTGCTATGGCTTGGGTGTGACACGGATCTTGGCTGCTGCCATTGAAGTCCTCTCTACAGAAGACTGTGTCCGCTGGCCCAGCCTACTGGCCCCTTACCAAGCCTGCCTCATCCCCCCTAAGAAGGGCAGTAAGGAGGAGGCGGCCTCTGAGCTCATAGGGCAGCTGTGCGACCACATCACAGAGGCAGTGCCTCAGCTTCACGGGGAGGTGCTGCTGGACGACAGGACCCATCTGACCATCGGAAACAGACTGAAAGATGCCAACAAGTTTGGCTACCCCTTTGTGATCATTGCTGGCAAGAGGGCCCTGGAGGACCCTGCACATTTTGAGGTTTGGTGTCAGAACACTGGTGAGGTGGTCTTCCTCACCAAAGATGGAGTCATGGATTTATTGACCCAAGTGCAGACCATCTAA